The Serpentinimonas maccroryi genome has a segment encoding these proteins:
- the ccoS gene encoding cbb3-type cytochrome oxidase assembly protein CcoS, with protein sequence MESLLLLIPLSVVLVLAIIGVFWWALYNGQYDNVEREGERILKND encoded by the coding sequence ATGGAATCTTTGTTGTTGTTGATCCCCTTGTCGGTGGTGCTGGTGCTGGCCATCATCGGGGTGTTCTGGTGGGCGCTCTACAACGGTCAGTACGACAACGTGGAGCGCGAAGGCGAGCGGATTTTGAAAAACGATTGA
- the ccoN gene encoding cytochrome-c oxidase, cbb3-type subunit I, whose translation MSAITADAQMGSVSDARQGVYEDKVIRQFSVMAVVWGVVGMLVGVVIAAQMLWPALNLGQFGLEWFSFGRLRPLHTNAVIFAFGGCVLFATSYYVVQRTCQTKLFLPQLAAFTFWGWQLVIVLAAITLPLGLTSGQEYAELIWPIDILITAVWVSYAIVFFGTLATRKINHIYVANWFFGAFILAVALLHVVNSLAVPTGLLHAYSLYSGVQSAMIQWWYGHNAVGFFLTAGFLGIMYYFIPKQAERPIYSYRLSIVHFWALIFTYMWAGPHHLHYTALPDWTQSIGMVFSLILLAPSWGGMINGIMTLSGAWHKLRDDPILRFLIVSLSFYGMSTFEGPMMSIKTVNALSHYTDWTIGHVHSGALGWVGLISMGALYFLIPRLFGRKQMYSINAIELHFWIACIGIVIYIASMWIAGVTQGLMWRALADDGTLAFTFSESVRASYPFYAIRLIGGTMYFAGMCIMAWNVWMTVRAGLRAGPVPQIKIPAVSPAHA comes from the coding sequence ATGAGTGCAATCACGGCGGATGCCCAGATGGGCAGCGTGTCCGATGCCCGGCAGGGCGTCTATGAAGACAAAGTCATCCGACAGTTCTCTGTCATGGCGGTGGTCTGGGGGGTGGTCGGGATGCTGGTTGGCGTCGTCATCGCCGCCCAGATGCTCTGGCCAGCGCTCAACTTGGGCCAGTTCGGGCTCGAGTGGTTCTCGTTCGGGCGCCTGCGTCCGCTGCACACCAATGCTGTGATCTTCGCCTTCGGCGGCTGTGTGCTGTTTGCCACCAGCTACTACGTGGTGCAGCGCACCTGCCAGACCAAGCTCTTCTTGCCGCAACTGGCCGCCTTTACCTTCTGGGGCTGGCAACTGGTGATCGTGCTGGCCGCGATCACGCTGCCGTTGGGCTTGACCTCGGGCCAAGAATACGCCGAGCTGATCTGGCCGATCGACATCCTGATCACCGCGGTTTGGGTCTCGTACGCGATCGTGTTCTTCGGCACCTTGGCCACGCGCAAGATCAACCACATCTACGTCGCCAACTGGTTCTTTGGCGCCTTCATTCTGGCCGTGGCGCTGCTGCACGTGGTCAACAGCCTGGCCGTGCCCACCGGTCTGCTGCACGCCTACTCGCTCTACTCGGGTGTGCAAAGCGCCATGATCCAATGGTGGTATGGCCACAACGCGGTCGGCTTCTTCCTCACCGCTGGTTTCTTGGGCATCATGTACTACTTCATCCCGAAGCAGGCTGAGCGCCCGATCTACAGCTACCGGCTCTCGATCGTCCACTTCTGGGCCCTGATCTTCACCTACATGTGGGCCGGCCCGCACCACCTGCACTACACCGCGCTGCCCGACTGGACCCAATCCATCGGCATGGTGTTCTCGCTCATCCTGCTGGCACCGTCTTGGGGCGGCATGATCAACGGCATCATGACCCTCTCGGGCGCTTGGCATAAGCTGCGCGACGACCCGATCCTGCGCTTCCTGATCGTCTCGCTGTCGTTCTACGGCATGTCGACCTTCGAAGGCCCGATGATGTCGATCAAGACCGTCAACGCCTTGAGCCACTACACCGACTGGACCATCGGCCACGTGCACTCGGGTGCGCTGGGTTGGGTCGGCCTGATCTCCATGGGTGCGCTGTACTTCCTGATCCCGCGCTTGTTTGGGCGAAAGCAGATGTACTCGATCAACGCCATCGAGCTGCACTTCTGGATCGCCTGTATCGGCATCGTGATCTACATCGCCTCCATGTGGATTGCCGGTGTCACCCAAGGCCTGATGTGGCGTGCCTTGGCCGACGACGGCACCTTGGCCTTCACCTTCAGCGAATCGGTGCGTGCCAGCTATCCCTTCTACGCCATCCGCCTGATTGGCGGCACCATGTACTTTGCCGGCATGTGCATCATGGCCTGGAACGTCTGGATGACGGTCCGCGCGGGCTTGCGTGCAGGCCCCGTGCCGCAAATCAAGATTCCAGCGGTTTCACCTGCCCACGCCTGA